From the genome of Abyssicoccus albus, one region includes:
- a CDS encoding RsmE family RNA methyltransferase has translation MQRYFVEHYERTKELDEITIFDQDIIHHMRNVMRMAIDDKCILMIEQEPYQVKVLQLDKESICCRIISRIHEQTELTVDVTMAFGLSKGDKPELIIQKCTELGANAFIPLNSERTIVKLNHKKEKKRIDRYVKVASESSEQSYRHRIPTIHNVQSLSNFSLTDYDLVIVAYEETVKSNQSYTHLSQLRQQIQSSTSVLCITGPEGGFTSSEIDQLQQHDHVMTVGLGRRILRAETAPIYMMSVLSYMLEANDC, from the coding sequence ATGCAACGTTATTTTGTTGAGCATTATGAACGAACTAAAGAACTTGATGAGATTACAATTTTCGATCAAGACATTATTCATCATATGAGAAATGTGATGAGAATGGCTATTGATGATAAATGTATATTGATGATTGAACAGGAACCTTATCAAGTTAAGGTTTTACAGCTTGATAAAGAAAGTATTTGCTGTCGAATCATTTCACGCATTCATGAGCAGACAGAGTTGACTGTGGATGTCACAATGGCTTTCGGCCTAAGTAAAGGGGATAAGCCTGAGTTAATCATTCAAAAGTGTACAGAGCTTGGAGCCAATGCATTCATACCACTAAATAGTGAACGGACCATTGTCAAACTTAATCATAAAAAAGAAAAAAAGAGAATTGATCGGTATGTGAAAGTGGCGAGTGAGTCGAGTGAGCAATCGTATCGACATAGAATACCTACCATTCACAATGTTCAATCATTATCTAACTTTTCGTTAACCGATTATGATCTTGTGATCGTAGCGTATGAAGAAACGGTAAAATCTAATCAATCCTATACACATTTAAGTCAATTACGACAACAAATTCAATCTTCTACAAGTGTATTATGCATCACTGGACCAGAAGGTGGTTTTACATCAAGTGAAATAGATCAACTCCAACAACATGACCATGTTATGACTGTTGGGTTAGGCCGAAGAATTTTAAGAGCAGAAACAGCCCCGATATATATGATGAGTGTTTTGTCTTATATGTTAGAAGCTAATGATTGTTAA
- the rpsU gene encoding 30S ribosomal protein S21, producing the protein MSKTVVKKNENIEDALRRFKRSVSKSGTIQEVRKREYYEKPSVRRKKKSEAARKRKFK; encoded by the coding sequence ATGTCTAAAACTGTAGTTAAAAAGAACGAAAACATCGAAGATGCTTTACGTCGTTTTAAGCGTTCTGTTTCTAAAAGTGGTACAATTCAAGAAGTACGTAAGCGTGAATATTATGAAAAGCCAAGCGTGCGCCGTAAAAAGAAATCAGAGGCAGCTCGTAAACGTAAATTTAAGTAG
- the mtaB gene encoding tRNA (N(6)-L-threonylcarbamoyladenosine(37)-C(2))-methylthiotransferase MtaB, giving the protein MNKTVAFHTLGCKVNHYETEAIWQLFKADGYERVSFNTNADVFVINTCTVTNTGDKKSRQVIRRAIRSNPDAVICVTGCYAQTSPAEIMDIPGVDIVVGTQDREKMLPYIEQYMEERQPINGVKNIMKNRTYEELDVPYFTDRTRASLKIQEGCNNFCTFCIIPWARGLMRSRDPKMVIEQATQLVQSGYREIVLTGIHTGGYGSDLKDYNLAQLLRDLETIDGLERLRISSIEASQLTDEVIEVLDQSKKVVRHLHVPLQSGSDTVLKRMRRKYTMAEFSERIQKLHRIMPDVAITSDVIVGFPGETEEEFMETYKFIKDHHFSELHVFPYSMRTGTPAARMEDQIEQTIKDDRVARLIELSDQLALSYAKRFEGEVLEIIPEEYSKDDEALIGYTDNYMKVALAGDESLVGEIVKVKITQAGYPINHGEFVKIEQHAHHKETRSEVEVTI; this is encoded by the coding sequence ATGAATAAAACAGTTGCCTTTCATACGTTAGGCTGTAAAGTAAATCATTATGAAACTGAAGCAATTTGGCAGTTATTTAAAGCTGATGGTTATGAACGAGTATCGTTTAATACAAATGCAGATGTATTTGTCATTAATACGTGTACTGTGACGAATACAGGGGATAAGAAAAGTCGCCAAGTGATTCGTCGTGCAATTCGATCGAATCCTGATGCAGTGATTTGTGTTACTGGATGTTATGCCCAAACGTCACCTGCTGAGATTATGGACATTCCAGGTGTTGACATTGTTGTTGGGACTCAAGACCGTGAAAAGATGCTACCTTACATTGAACAATACATGGAAGAGCGTCAACCGATTAATGGTGTTAAAAACATTATGAAAAACCGTACATATGAAGAGTTAGATGTACCGTATTTCACTGATCGTACGAGAGCAAGCCTGAAAATTCAAGAAGGATGTAACAACTTCTGTACATTTTGTATTATCCCTTGGGCGCGTGGTTTAATGCGTTCTAGAGATCCAAAGATGGTCATAGAACAAGCTACTCAACTTGTTCAATCTGGTTACCGTGAAATTGTCTTAACTGGAATTCATACAGGTGGATATGGTTCAGATTTGAAAGATTACAACTTAGCACAATTATTACGAGATTTGGAAACGATTGATGGATTAGAGCGTCTTAGAATTTCATCCATCGAAGCGAGTCAATTGACTGACGAAGTGATTGAAGTGTTAGATCAATCGAAGAAAGTCGTTAGACATCTTCACGTCCCATTACAATCAGGATCAGATACTGTACTTAAAAGAATGCGTCGTAAATATACAATGGCTGAATTCAGTGAACGCATCCAAAAACTTCATCGAATTATGCCTGATGTTGCGATTACGAGTGATGTTATTGTTGGATTCCCAGGTGAAACTGAGGAAGAATTTATGGAAACATATAAATTTATAAAAGATCATCATTTCAGCGAATTGCATGTCTTCCCATATAGTATGAGAACTGGAACACCAGCAGCGCGGATGGAAGATCAAATTGAACAAACAATTAAAGATGACCGTGTGGCTCGTCTAATTGAATTGAGTGACCAACTTGCGCTGAGCTATGCTAAACGTTTTGAAGGTGAAGTACTTGAGATTATTCCAGAAGAATATTCTAAAGACGATGAAGCGTTAATTGGATATACTGACAATTATATGAAAGTTGCACTTGCTGGTGACGAATCACTTGTAGGAGAGATTGTTAAAGTGAAAATTACACAAGCTGGTTACCCGATTAATCATGGTGAATTTGTAAAAATCGAACAACACGCTCACCATAAGGAAACTCGCTCAGAAGTAGAAGTGACGATATAA